Proteins encoded together in one Penicillium digitatum chromosome 1, complete sequence window:
- a CDS encoding Long-chain fatty acid transporter, putative, whose protein sequence is MPLPSLPDIPLSLALPAAATTLAYLNARWSVYYDLNLLKGLLKLTVKSHVAERGDRLNLFYTLESYALDPKTADNDFIVYNGRKTTFHEAYITALRYGAWFKNVHGIKSKEIVAIDFMNSSTFVFMLLGLWSIGAVPAFINYNLSGKPLTHSIRTSTARLLVVDEDVRHCFPAEQLEILTSPSFRDGKGPVEIVFHTAEVEAQILGMEPTREDDKVRSGLIPRDMAILIYTSGTTGLPKPAIVSWKKCWSGGLFVRDWLNITSSDRFFTCMPLYHSSASVLGCITCLMSGSTLIIGRRFSARNFIKEARENDATIIQYVGETLRYLLGVAPEVDPVTGEDLDKKHKIRLAFGNGLRPDIWNRFKERFNIPTIAEFYAATEGTTGAWNISSNDFSAGAIGRNGALGNFVLGRGSAIVDVDHETEEPWRDPKTGLCKSVPRGDPGELLFAIDAADPTANFQGYFGNKKATEGKIIRDVLKKGDAYFRTGDMIRWDKDGRWFFSDRLGDTFRWKSENVSTSEVSEVLGAHSEVHEANVYGVTLPNHDGRAGCAAIIFNKQMANGNLSDSALEPSREVLDTLAAHALKNLPRFAVPLFLRVTPVTQSTGNNKQQKHVLRTEGVDPALVSEKDRLYWLQDKTYVPFGQRDWERLTGGQVRL, encoded by the exons ATGCCGCTGCCATCTTTGCCCG ATATCCCCTTGAGTCTTGCACTCCCTGCCGCAGCAACCACACTTGCATACCTCAATGCAAGATGGTCGGTCTACTACGatttgaatcttctcaagGGGTTGTTGAAGTTGACGGTGAAGTCCCACGTTGCCGAACGTGGCGACCGCTTGAACCTCTTTTACACACTTGAATCCTATGCACTCGATCCAAAAACTGCAGACAACGATTTTATTGTGTATAATGGACGAAAAACGACGTTTCACGAAGCTTACATTACGGCCCTTCGCTACGGAGCGTGGTTTAAGAATGTCCACGGCATCAAGAGCAAGGAGATCGTCGCGATTGACTTCATGAATTCCTCCACCTTCGTATTCATGTTGCTGGGACTTTGGAGCATCGGAGCTGTCCCTGCATTTATCAACTATAACTTGTCTGGCAAGCCACTCACCCACTCTATTCGAACCTCCACTGCGAGGCTCTTGGTGGTTGACGAAGACGTCCGCCACTGCTTCCCAGCGGAGCAACTGGAGATTTTGACATCCCCAAGCTTCCGTGACGGCAAGGGGCCGGTTGAGATCGTGTTTCATACTGCGGAAGTCGAAGCGCAGATTTTGGGGATGGAGCCTACTCGGGAggatgacaaggtccgcaGCGGCTTGATCCCTCGCGATATGGCTATCTTGATTTACACAAGTGGCACCACCGGGCTTCCCAAACCCGCTATTGTCAGTTGGAAGAAGTGCTGGTCTGGTGGCCTGTTCGTTAGAGATTGGTTGAACATTACTTCCTCTGATAGGTTCTTCACG TGCATGCCTCTCTATCATAGTTCTGCCTCAGTGCTTGGCTGTATAACCTGCTTGATGAGTGGATCTACCCTGATTATTGGCCGCCGGTTCTCTGCACGCAACTTCATCAAGGAGGCCCGTGAGAATGATGCGACAATCATCCAATATGTGGGCGAGACATTGCGTTATCTATTGGGCGTGGCACCTGAAGTTGACCCGGTGACCGGCGAAGACCTGGATAAGAAGCACAAAATCCGCCTGGCTTTTGGAAATGGACTCCGCCCTGACATCTGGAACCGCTTCAAAGAGCGCTTTAACATTCCCACAATCGCTGAATTTTACGCCGCTACCGAAGGCACTACTGGCGCGTGGAATATCTCGTCAAATGACTTCTCCGCAGGTGCCATCGGTCGAAACGGTGCTTTGGGAAATTTTGTTCTTGGTCGTGGCTCTGCTATTGTGGATGTTGATCACGAGACCGAGGAACCGTGGCGTGATCCTAAGACTGGTCTCTGCAAAAGTGTCCCTCGAGGGGATCCCGGTGAGTTGCTGTTCGCCATTGATGCAGCAGATCCCACTGCCAATTTCCAGGGCTACTTCGGGAATAAGAAGGCGACAGAAGGCAAAATAATCCGTGATGTACTCAAGAAGGGCGATGCCTATTTCCGGACCGGTGACATGATTCGATGGGACAAAGACGGCCGCTGGTTCTTCTCGGATCGACTGGGTGATACCTTCCGGTGGAAGAGCGAGAATGTGTCCACCAGCGAGGTTTCTGAGGTTCTGGGCGCGCATTCTGAAGTGCATGAAGCCAACGTTTACGGTGTGACTCTTCCTAATCATGATGGTCGTGCCGGATGTGCAGCtatcatcttcaacaagcAGATGGCAAACGGTAACCTTTCCGATTCCGCACTAGAGCCCTCGCGCGAGGTGCTTGATACTCTGGCTGCACACGCTCTCAAGAACCTGCCTCGGTTTGCGGTTCCGCTGTTTTTGCGGGTCACGCCTGTGACACAGTCGACCGGTAATAACAAGCAACAGAAGCATGTTCTCCGCACTGAAGGCGTGGATCCAGCTCTCGTATCGGAGAAGGACCGACTTTACTGGCTCCAGGATAAAACCTATGTCCCCTTTGGACAGAGAGACTGGGAACGGTTGACTGGTGGTCAGGTTCGACTTTGA
- a CDS encoding 1-aminocyclopropane-1-carboxylate synthase: MVKIEAFAVEQWMDSYETTAKYNTAETCCASISVDDLHALSDDKESDPFAQFQSTKLTYGTIRGSNQLRNILANLYSQLFSVPASLGAEVSLWKSNEARGWQLEIEEPKGIIRPNTKLIIINNPQNPTGAVIPRSTLEQLVDIAREKSIIIHSDEVYRPLFHNISPADPRFPPTLLSMGYEHTVVTGSVSKAYSLAGLRRSLSISHRWACEWVKLQAGTTAFVRFNKMGKPVDDVAFCEMLQERTGVMRVPGSLCFGVGEDFKGYVRIGYVNETEVLEQGLDALGKFMEDGYEDVPVKKPVAK; this comes from the exons ATGGTGAAGATTGAAGCCTTCGCGGTTGAACAG TGGATGGACAGTTATGAGACCACTGCCAAATATAATACCGCCGAGACCTGCTGTGCATCCATTTCTGTTGACGACCTTCACGCGCTCTCCGATGACAAGGAGTCCGATCCTTTCGCCCAGTTCCAATCCACCAAACTTACGTATGGGACAATCCGTGGCTCCAATCAACTGCGAAACATATTGGCAAATCTGTACTCG CAACTGTTCTCCGTTCCTGCATCACTGGGGGCCGAAGTCAGCCTATGGAAGTCTAATGAGGCTCGTGGATGGCAGCTGGAAATTGAAGAGCCGAAAGGCATTATCCGCCCCAATACGAAGTTGATCATCATAAA TAACCCGCAAAACCCAACTGGAGCTGTCATCCCGCGCTCGACACTTGAACAATTAGTCGATATTGCCCGCGAGAAATCCATCATAATCCACTCCGACGAGGTTTATCGCCCACTTTTCCATAACATCAGTCCCGCGGATCCGAGATTCCCACCGACACTTCTTTCAATGGGATACGAACACACCGTGGTGACAGGATCTGTTTCCAAAGCCTACAGCCTGGCCGGCTTACGG AGAAGTTTATCGATTTCTCATCGCTGGGCGTGCGAGTGGGTCAAGCTGCAAGCCGGTACCACTGCATTTGTACGCTTTAACAAGATGGGGAAACCCGTAGACGATGTCGCTTTCTGCGAGATGCTTCAGGAACGGACTGGTGTAATGCGTGTGCCGGGAAGTCTTTGCTTTGGAGTTGGAGAAGACTTCAAAGGTTATGTTCGCATTGGGTATGTCAATGAAACCGAGGTGCTGGAGCAGGGGTTGGATGCATTGGGTAAGTTCATGGAAGATGGGTATGAGGATGTCCCAGTGAAGAAGCCGGTGGCAAAGTGA